In a single window of the Streptomyces sp. NBC_00353 genome:
- a CDS encoding RNA polymerase sigma-70 factor, with amino-acid sequence MTKTEEFQELRPLLFSIAYRILGSVSEAEDAVQETWLRYQATSAQPGSAKAFLSTVVTRISIDVLRSARVRREEYVGPWFPEPLLTDPYEDPARSAELADSLSIAALLLLERLTPLERAVFVLREVFAFGFPEIASAVGRSEAACHQLAVRARRHMEAGRPRFEADRKEREELAERFFDAFREGDVDGLAELLAADVQMIGDSGGKAPQFKPVILGAEHVVRVLAAFVPLVIRGAGIVEPQQVNGQPGAILRDRDGQVLSTWALDVLDGRIQMIRTVNNPDKLGHVGPVADAWAALREANQAHRPTD; translated from the coding sequence CCAGGAGCTGCGGCCGCTGCTGTTCTCGATCGCCTACCGGATCCTGGGCAGTGTGAGCGAGGCCGAGGACGCGGTCCAGGAGACCTGGCTGCGCTACCAGGCCACCTCCGCCCAGCCCGGGTCGGCCAAGGCGTTCCTGTCGACCGTGGTCACCCGGATCTCGATCGACGTGCTGCGCTCGGCCCGCGTCCGGCGGGAGGAGTACGTCGGGCCGTGGTTCCCCGAACCGCTGCTGACCGACCCGTACGAGGATCCGGCGCGGTCGGCGGAGCTGGCGGACTCACTGTCGATCGCGGCCCTGCTCCTGCTGGAGCGGCTCACTCCGCTCGAACGCGCGGTCTTCGTGCTGCGGGAGGTGTTCGCCTTCGGCTTCCCGGAGATCGCATCGGCCGTGGGACGGTCGGAGGCCGCGTGCCACCAGCTCGCGGTACGGGCGCGCCGTCACATGGAAGCGGGCCGACCCCGGTTCGAAGCCGACCGGAAAGAGCGCGAGGAGCTCGCCGAACGGTTCTTCGACGCCTTCCGGGAAGGGGATGTCGACGGGCTGGCCGAGCTGCTGGCCGCCGACGTTCAGATGATCGGTGACAGTGGCGGCAAGGCCCCGCAATTCAAGCCCGTCATCCTCGGTGCCGAGCACGTGGTCCGGGTGCTCGCGGCGTTCGTCCCGCTGGTCATCAGGGGGGCCGGCATCGTGGAGCCGCAGCAGGTGAACGGCCAGCCGGGTGCGATCCTCCGCGACCGGGACGGCCAGGTTCTCAGCACCTGGGCGCTCGACGTACTCGACGGGCGGATCCAGATGATCCGCACGGTGAACAACCCGGACAAGCTCGGGCACGTCGGCCCCGTAGCAGATGCCTGGGCGGCCCTCCGCGAGGCGAACCAGGCACACCGGCCCACGGATTGA
- a CDS encoding lamin tail domain-containing protein, translating to MSASRTVRRIAATALAAGSVVAVVAMPASADSNHGHGYGRHQSYSNVVLGDIQYDSPGRDDWSNQSLNREWVEVTNTGRRAVDLDGWTLWDREGNLYRFDDLRLAGRATVRVHTGRGDDTRRDVYQDSRDYIWSNYADKATLRDDHGRTVDTHSWGYRR from the coding sequence ATGTCTGCTTCCCGTACCGTCCGCCGCATTGCCGCTACCGCTCTGGCGGCCGGTTCCGTTGTCGCCGTGGTGGCGATGCCGGCTTCCGCCGACAGCAACCACGGCCACGGGTACGGCCGCCACCAGTCGTACTCCAACGTCGTCCTCGGCGACATCCAGTACGACAGCCCCGGTCGCGACGACTGGTCGAACCAGTCCCTGAACAGGGAGTGGGTGGAGGTCACCAACACCGGCCGCCGCGCGGTCGATCTGGACGGGTGGACGCTCTGGGACCGTGAGGGCAACCTGTACCGCTTCGACGACCTGCGCCTGGCGGGCCGGGCCACGGTCCGTGTCCACACCGGGCGCGGCGATGACACCCGCCGGGACGTCTACCAGGACAGCCGGGACTACATCTGGAGCAACTACGCCGACAAGGCCACCCTGCGCGACGACCACGGCCGCACCGTGGACACCCACTCCTGGGGCTACCGCCGCTGA
- a CDS encoding transposase has translation MGGVRELAASFVVPGPSGVAVRDRLKHLTPQDERVLRAVGEHQGALASHDLKARCADGLDHSADTWASRKRELTRESSSRIAGAITKATHDQWALARRCQAARIRTLDAGIRTLRHRLSLPIGQKGTKRAAGGYRSKGEWFQKSRRLNALQSRHTAVVADWRTGRVRVVRGGKRLLNTRHHLSAAGLTEKQWRERWEAERWFLAADGESGKRFGNETIRVTPDGQVSIKLPAPLTHLANTPHGRYTLTTTVAFAHRGMEWADRIAANRAVAYRVHLDVDRGRWYLTASWQRPLVQTIGWETARAHGMIGVDTNADHFAAYRLDPHGNPVGAPHRFAYDLSGTTTHRDAQIRHALTRLINWAKQTGVTAIGIEDLDFQAEKTREKHGRRKKFRQLISGIPTGKLKARLVSMAAEQGLAIVAVDPGYTSMWGGQHWQKPLTTPHRRMSRHDAAGIAIGRRALGHPIRRRTTPPPHDRSDRVGHRTAQAGPDARGREGTRPPTTDHAPGDVQPNGTRKREPSASNTVRDAPRTHRWVQDSLMHTG, from the coding sequence GTGGGTGGTGTGCGGGAGTTGGCGGCGTCGTTCGTGGTGCCGGGTCCTTCAGGAGTGGCGGTGCGGGACCGCCTGAAGCACCTCACACCCCAGGACGAGAGGGTCCTGCGAGCCGTCGGTGAACACCAGGGCGCGCTCGCCTCCCATGACCTCAAGGCCCGCTGCGCGGACGGTCTGGATCACAGTGCTGATACGTGGGCATCGCGTAAGCGGGAGCTGACGAGGGAGTCGTCGTCGCGGATCGCGGGTGCGATCACGAAGGCCACGCACGATCAGTGGGCGCTCGCCCGTCGCTGTCAGGCCGCGCGCATCCGCACCCTCGATGCCGGGATCAGAACGCTGCGGCACCGGCTGTCCCTCCCCATCGGACAGAAGGGCACCAAGCGGGCAGCCGGTGGCTACCGGTCCAAGGGAGAGTGGTTCCAGAAGTCGCGTCGCCTCAACGCCCTTCAGTCGCGGCACACGGCGGTGGTCGCGGACTGGCGTACGGGACGGGTCCGTGTGGTGCGGGGCGGTAAACGCCTGCTCAACACCCGCCACCATCTCTCCGCGGCGGGGCTCACCGAGAAGCAGTGGCGGGAGCGGTGGGAGGCGGAACGCTGGTTTCTTGCGGCGGACGGTGAGTCGGGGAAGCGGTTCGGGAACGAAACGATCCGCGTCACTCCGGACGGCCAGGTGTCCATCAAGCTACCCGCCCCCCTCACGCACCTGGCCAACACCCCGCACGGCCGCTACACCCTCACCACCACCGTGGCGTTCGCGCACCGGGGTATGGAATGGGCCGACCGCATCGCCGCGAACCGGGCTGTTGCCTACCGCGTCCACCTCGACGTGGACCGTGGGCGCTGGTATCTGACCGCGTCCTGGCAACGCCCCCTCGTGCAGACCATCGGGTGGGAGACCGCCCGGGCCCACGGCATGATCGGCGTCGACACCAATGCCGACCACTTCGCCGCTTACCGCCTCGACCCGCACGGCAACCCGGTCGGGGCACCGCACCGCTTCGCCTACGACCTGTCCGGCACCACCACCCACCGCGACGCACAGATCCGCCACGCCCTCACCCGCCTCATCAACTGGGCCAAGCAGACCGGCGTCACCGCGATCGGCATCGAAGACCTCGACTTCCAAGCCGAGAAGACGAGGGAGAAACACGGCCGCCGCAAAAAGTTCCGGCAGCTGATCTCCGGCATCCCGACCGGCAAACTCAAGGCCCGGCTCGTCTCCATGGCCGCCGAACAAGGCCTCGCGATCGTCGCGGTCGACCCCGGCTACACGTCGATGTGGGGTGGACAGCACTGGCAGAAACCGCTGACCACCCCGCACCGCAGAATGTCCCGTCACGATGCCGCCGGTATCGCGATCGGACGACGCGCCCTCGGACACCCGATCCGGCGTCGGACGACACCGCCCCCACACGACCGGAGTGATCGTGTCGGGCATCGGACCGCCCAGGCCGGACCAGATGCACGAGGGCGTGAGGGAACCCGCCCACCCACCACGGACCACGCCCCCGGAGACGTGCAGCCGAACGGGACGCGAAAGCGGGAACCCAGTGCATCCAACACCGTTCGGGATGCACCCAGAACACATAGGTGGGTCCAGGACTCACTTATGCACACTGGCTAG
- a CDS encoding SDR family NAD(P)-dependent oxidoreductase, producing the protein MSTTLEGKVVLVTGASSGIGRATALALSKSGARVAVGARRTDRLKTLAEDAFGEILLLELDVTDRQSVNDAVAATVEHFGALDVLVNNAGVMLSSPVLGADTTEWTRMVETNLLGSMYMVHAALPHLLETKGSVVQVSSTSGRAASATSSVYAATKFGINAFSEALRQEVTAQGVRVVVIEPGFVATELTSHITDPAIQAAAKSMAESMRTVPSQCA; encoded by the coding sequence GTGAGCACCACCCTGGAAGGAAAAGTCGTCCTCGTTACCGGCGCGTCCTCGGGCATCGGCCGGGCCACCGCACTCGCCTTGTCGAAGTCGGGAGCCCGGGTTGCAGTCGGAGCTCGGCGGACCGATCGGCTGAAGACCCTGGCGGAGGACGCCTTTGGCGAGATCCTCCTTCTCGAACTGGACGTCACCGACCGCCAGTCGGTGAATGATGCGGTCGCGGCAACCGTTGAGCACTTCGGAGCCCTCGACGTCCTCGTGAACAACGCGGGCGTCATGCTCAGCAGCCCGGTCCTCGGCGCGGACACCACCGAGTGGACTCGTATGGTCGAGACCAACCTGCTCGGATCGATGTACATGGTCCACGCGGCTCTGCCTCACCTGCTTGAGACCAAGGGCTCGGTGGTGCAGGTCTCCTCGACATCGGGACGGGCGGCATCAGCCACGAGCAGCGTGTACGCGGCTACGAAGTTCGGCATCAACGCCTTCTCCGAGGCGCTGCGGCAGGAGGTCACCGCGCAGGGCGTGCGCGTCGTCGTCATCGAGCCTGGATTCGTCGCGACCGAGCTCACCAGCCACATCACGGACCCGGCCATCCAGGCCGCGGCCAAGAGCATGGCCGAGTCGATGCGAACCGTTCCTAGCCAGTGTGCATAA
- a CDS encoding TetR/AcrR family transcriptional regulator yields MTAATTTPGQRADMVRNRRLLLDAAAAAFAEHGLEASMGEIAQRAGLAKGTVFRHFPTKEDLLAAIMLRLLDRLAGSAGRALEADDAAAALREFMTNGVEALAADRAFCEVIGRPSLQHSEVRDAIAELCVAVEALTARAREQGAIRSDITGTDIVLLLGGIHQTAAPLLATQPQAWRRYLELTLDGLRTSTPSALPHRPPLRPELTDSALT; encoded by the coding sequence ATGACTGCAGCGACAACCACTCCCGGCCAGCGGGCGGACATGGTGCGCAATCGACGCCTCCTGCTCGACGCCGCGGCCGCAGCCTTCGCCGAACACGGCCTGGAAGCGTCGATGGGCGAGATCGCCCAGCGCGCAGGCCTCGCCAAAGGCACCGTGTTCCGACACTTCCCCACCAAGGAAGACCTGTTGGCAGCGATCATGCTCCGGCTGCTGGACCGGCTCGCCGGCTCGGCAGGCCGCGCCCTCGAAGCCGACGACGCGGCCGCGGCACTGAGGGAGTTCATGACCAACGGCGTCGAGGCGCTGGCCGCCGACCGCGCCTTCTGCGAAGTGATCGGGCGCCCGTCACTGCAGCACTCCGAGGTGCGGGATGCGATCGCAGAACTCTGCGTCGCCGTCGAGGCACTCACCGCTCGCGCACGCGAACAAGGCGCCATCCGCAGCGACATCACCGGAACGGACATCGTGCTGCTGCTCGGCGGCATCCACCAGACAGCAGCGCCCCTGCTCGCTACGCAGCCGCAAGCCTGGCGCCGCTACCTCGAACTGACCCTCGACGGGCTGCGCACCTCCACCCCGAGCGCACTGCCACACCGGCCGCCCCTGCGTCCGGAACTCACCGACTCTGCACTCACCTGA
- a CDS encoding L,D-transpeptidase, translating into MLVGASACGGGGSHKASGDDAKASRKPSASVSPSPTKPAGPPMLLETITPQTGTTVGVAMPISVIFTNPVAAKARATVEKHMKVSASQPVPGAWHWFGDKRADWRPKEYWPSGTTVKIDADMKGVSNGNGRYGVHSYTHTFKIGDDVRADVSVTGHTMKVTRNGNVVRTLSINAGSAQYPTWNGTMAVIDKQEKVHMTSCSVGISCDKGNPNYYDLTLPWDVHLTQSGTYVHYSTGDPNPGSGSARGSHGCVHLSLSDAKWFYGQVKQGDPVTITGSPRAKAPADNGYAAFNLGWDQWLAGSASGEGTTATL; encoded by the coding sequence AGGCGAGCGGGGACGACGCAAAGGCGTCGCGCAAGCCGAGCGCGAGTGTCTCGCCGTCACCGACAAAACCCGCGGGTCCGCCGATGCTGCTGGAGACGATCACGCCACAGACGGGAACCACTGTGGGTGTGGCCATGCCGATCTCGGTGATCTTCACGAACCCGGTCGCGGCCAAGGCGCGGGCCACGGTGGAGAAGCACATGAAGGTGAGCGCCTCGCAGCCGGTGCCCGGCGCCTGGCACTGGTTCGGCGACAAGCGCGCCGACTGGCGGCCGAAGGAGTACTGGCCCTCCGGTACGACGGTGAAGATCGACGCCGACATGAAGGGCGTCAGCAACGGCAACGGGCGCTACGGCGTGCACAGCTACACGCACACCTTCAAGATCGGTGACGATGTGCGCGCGGATGTCTCGGTGACCGGCCACACCATGAAGGTGACCCGGAACGGCAACGTGGTGCGTACCCTGTCGATCAATGCGGGCAGCGCCCAGTATCCGACGTGGAACGGCACGATGGCCGTCATCGACAAGCAGGAGAAGGTCCACATGACCTCCTGCAGCGTCGGTATCAGCTGCGACAAGGGCAACCCCAACTACTACGACCTGACGCTGCCCTGGGACGTCCACCTCACCCAGTCCGGCACATACGTGCACTACTCGACCGGCGACCCGAATCCGGGCAGCGGCAGCGCCCGCGGCTCGCACGGCTGCGTCCACCTGTCCCTGTCGGACGCCAAGTGGTTCTACGGCCAGGTGAAGCAGGGCGATCCCGTCACCATCACCGGCTCGCCCCGTGCCAAGGCGCCGGCCGACAACGGCTACGCCGCCTTCAACCTGGGATGGGACCAGTGGCTCGCGGGCAGCGCCTCCGGGGAGGGGACGACCGCGACGCTGTGA